The window TGTTTGAGCGGAGCAGAGCTTCCAACATTTCACATGGGGATGCAAGAGTTACACAGGTCATATGCACACAGGCTCAGATTGTGTTGCTGGTTCTGGATCTTATCTCAGAAACCAGTTGTGCAGCACCGGCCTACGCACACAGAACAGGAAGTTTGAATATTATAAACAGTCTTGATGTCACAGTCAGGCTGCTGTACTGGGTGGGCTGAGAGGCAGTATGTATACTTCTGTCCCCCTGCCATTTGTACGGGTGAGATTGGTGGCCAAACCATCCAAGCCTTTAAATGTCGCAAATGGAAATTGCTGTGCCTGTAACTCACTGTTTAGAGCCAAGGCACTCCACAGTGTATGTTCCCGGTCTACAAAGAAAGAGAAACATGGTTTAAAAGAATGCTGCGGAGTGGGATTCCTGGCTTATTTCAGCCCTGCAGTTAATAGTTCTGGATTTTCCAATTCCCAGATGTACAGTGACTCACTGCCGCTGCTCAACAATGGGAACTGCACCTCCTATGTGGTTCTAGTTGGCAGGACTGACTCAGAGAATATGCAGCATTTGGAGAGGAGATCTACAGTGTTACGATGAGTCATCCAAGTTTCTGTGTTGGCTAAGAGAAACAGGATATTAGGGAGAATGTGGTCTTGTGTGCTGCAAAACAAACTGGCAGCTGGGGCACTCAGCAAATTAATCATTTAAAAGAGAATGATAAAAGGTGTACCTTTGGGGGGGGACTAAAGGCTGGCCTGTTTCAGCAACTGTTTgagccttcctttcctccttgttAGCGTTCCTTCCTGCTATTAGCTTTAAGAAAAAACTAGTGAAATATAATGCTAAGAGATGGTGAAGCAAATTGCATAGTTGTTTGAGTGTGGAACATACTGTAATTTAAGATTTGTTCTTCTTTATTTTTATGAGAAACTTTTTAACGGCATGGCTGCTTTTAAGAGCTATAATTGAGTAATTTACAAAGAATACAGACATTCCTGGTCAATTTCCTGGTTTTCTGTTGCCCTCTTCTCAGTGTTGTCATCTGGTGAAGGAGCTAAGAAGATgagtgggagccagtttggtgtagtgattaagtgcgtggatttTAACCTGGGAAAACCGgtcttgattccccactgctccacatgcacctacATGGTGTGACGTTGGgtgagccacaagttctcagcagagctgtttctctcaagagcagttatctgagagctctctcagccccacttacctcacagggagtctgttgtggagagaggaagggaaaaaagattgtaagctgctctgagactccaagtgaaaggtggggtgtaaatccaatctcttcttcttctaatgtaagATTGCCACAGCCTCTCTGACTCTGATCCATAAAGGACAGGGGCATCATTCTTGCACAGTGCCAGGAGTTATGCTGCGATGGCCATGGGACTTGCATACATCAGCCTATGTGAGTCTTACATAAGTTTTGATGCTGTCATGAATGGGAACAGGGGACTGGGGAATTATCAAGATGGAAAAAGTTGCACAAGTTGTTGAAAAACTATTGGGTAATGCATATGCTAAGAATGATGAAATGAGACTTGATGTTCACATACTTTACTTTGAAATGATTACAGTTTGTGGTGTTAGCGTGTGTGTATAATTGCTTCTAATTTAGCGCCCAAAAGTAATTCTTCCTTGTTACTTTCCTAGAAGTGTTAAAGGTCTTCAGCTCCATTAGAAATAAATTGTGTAGTTTACTACAGAATAGTGTCATTTTTCCTTTGTTAGGGTCTTGGTTAATTTCTAGTTCTGAACTTGCATATTCTGGCAATGTGTTGGTGTGCATAGGAAAGCAAATAGCTTGTTTTAAACCATTTTAGGGCTTTGTAAACCTAATCCACAATGTCCTCCTCTTGTTCTCAACAGGGTGAATCGATAAAGTATTTCCTGGATAATCTGGACCGGATTGGTCAACTGGTAAGATTTGTCTGCTAGCTTGTAACTTAATGTAATACATTGTTTGCTTTGGCTATATCCTTGGATCATTAAGAACTCCAGATACTGTTTGTGGAAGAAATAAGTTACAGAAAAAATCATAGGATTAAATGTCCCTACAGATGCAGAATATGTAGAACTTCCAAGCAGGGTTAAGCTTTGCTTATAATCATCTAccattgtcttttttaaaaaaatgtttccagcTTTTTCTAATCAGTGGATCAAAACAACGTTAGAAATGTACATATTTCAAACCACAGTACCTTAAAATCGATCATTGACCATACTGAAAGCATTAGGTTAAGTGTTTTTGTGAGACAGAGTAGGTAATACGGATGTTGACCAGTAATACTCAGTGGCTCAGAAATCACATGTAGCTCCATTTGTGGCTTTTCTGATCACTCTGCTCCAGTGTGGCACCTTCCTCATGTTTCAGAAAAGTGAGCATGAGACTTGTGCTTGGCAGGTGGTTTCTGCATTGAATAGCCACTGCTGGaggaatgattaagttttaagCCTCCGTGAAGTGTGGGcctcatgccagggatggaagtGAATACGGTTGATAAGCAATTGAGAATGTGGCTTTCCCATGAGCCACAGGGTACCACCAGTGAGAACTCCAAAGCATATCCACAATGCATGGAGTTGTCAGCAACTCAGACTCGTTTTTCACGATCTGGACTGCACTGGTAGTGTCTAGGGGCATGGGACTTTGCTTGTGCCTGCAGAAATGGGATGCCTGAATCAGATCTTAAAACAGTGCAACAAAAGCACCATGGATCTCATTGTTTtgttgtgtgtggggtgtgtgtgtttcctgTTCCTTTTGTCAGAGAACAGAGGTGAAAAAGCAAAATGAGAATTGTCACTCTTGCAAATTGATTAAACAACATTTTAGATGCATCTCATCTGTTCATTTTGTGTATACTGTAGCAGTGAGACTTGGCCTGTACCAGCAACACTGAAACTTTTGCACGACTTGGCTTATCAGAATCTCCAGGTCTTTTATTGCATATGTTGCAAGACTATTGCAAGCTACTTCAAAGGACGTTATACTGAGGAGACATATAAATTTAGATGAGTTTCCCCTTTTACCGAATTTGCTTTGGACCAGTTTATGCACGCTGCTAAGGGATGTGGTGAAAATCCTTTGAGTGGCTGAGAGCTGTTTGTGCAGTAAAGTGTCCATGTGACCTTTTGAAATTAATGAAATTTGACGTTTTTGTAGCTGACCAAGTGTTGTGAGACTGGCCCTTAGTTTATCTTCTCTCCCACTCTCTTCCCCGTAGTCACTAACCCCAATTGTTCCTCTGCCTGATGCATTATCTTTTCCTTATATCTGTCTCTTCCTACAGAACTATTTTCCCAGCAAGCAAGACATTTTGCTGGCTAGAAAAGCTACTAAGGGTATTGTGGAGCACGACTTCATCATCAAGAAGATTCCTTTCAAAATGGTTGATGTGGGCGGGCAGCGATCTCAGCGCCAAAAGTGGTTCCAGTGCTTTGACGGGATAACGTCTATATTGTTCATGGTCTCCTCCAGCGAATACGATCAGGTCCTCATGGAAGACCGGCGCACAAACAGACTGGTGGAATCCATGAACATCTTTGAGACCATTGTCAACAACAAGCTCTTTTTTAATGTGTCCATCATTCTGTTCCTGAATAAAATGGACCTCCTTGTGGAGAAGGTCAGGAGCGTCAGCATCAAGAAGTACTTCTCAGACTTCAGAGGCGACCCCCACAGGTTGGAAGACGTCCAACGTTACCTGGTGCAGTGTTTTGACCGCAAGCGGCGGAACCGCAGCAAGCCCCTCTTCCACCATTTCACCACAGCCATAGACACTGAAAACATCCGCTTTGTATTCCACGCCGTGAAGGATACGATCCTTCAGGAGAACCTTAAGGATATTATGTTGCAATGAAGGAAAACTGCCCTGTTCGAATCTACTctagttgtaggccaaaaaataCTACACACGTGCAGTTCTTGGAATGGGTTTCTGAAACAAACAAGAAGATATCTTTTCCTTCGCTCGAGGAAGCTGCAGAGTTAACCAGCCTGAGCACAGGAGCAATGGGCAGAAGTGCTGTGAAAGTGGATTAGCTGCTGAATTTTAAACCGAAAACACTACTGACATAAAGTGGCTATTTTAAGTGCAGTGCCTTCTTTTGAACACCGAAAGACACTACCGCCTTCTGCCTTtcacaaaaaaaagaagagagaaccCTGACTGTTGAAAACCATGTAAAgcgggtttttttgtttgttttaattaatgtcatTCTGCAACGGCACCAGAACTCGCTCACCATAAAGCCTTGTTTAtttgggggtgctgaactcacGAATGAAGTAATATATTCCGTTCTCTTAACTGACAAAAGTTGTATTTCAAGACTCCCAATAGCAAGGGGTTCACAGTTTGTTCCATTACGGTGGCTACAGTATGGTTTTGACAATAGCTGAACTGGGGCATACAAAAGCGGCTCTCCAGCTGTTAATCCAAAAATCTCTCTTCGACTACCTTGGCGTGGAAATTCAGGACTACTAATGGGATTAGTTGGCCTCAAGGGGTGGAAATCAAAGACTCGGGCTGGCATAATACCAGACTTTTTGTTTTGCACTACACGTATCATGTTTGTTGCATCATGGGCAAGGAGATTTCTGCAGTGTTAACAGCACAAGACCAGCACTCAGAACACCTCAGCACGTAGTGGATGCT is drawn from Heteronotia binoei isolate CCM8104 ecotype False Entrance Well chromosome 20, APGP_CSIRO_Hbin_v1, whole genome shotgun sequence and contains these coding sequences:
- the GNA12 gene encoding guanine nucleotide-binding protein subunit alpha-12, which gives rise to MAGVVRTLSRCLLSPDSGVERPLDGGKERSRDSEREARRRSREIDALLARERRSVRRLVKILLLGAGESGKSTFLKQMRIIHGREFDQKALLDFRATIYENVLKGCRVLVDARDKLGIPWEYSENEKHGMFLMAFESKAGMPVEPCTFQLYVPALSGLWKDSGIKEAFSRRSEYQLGESIKYFLDNLDRIGQLNYFPSKQDILLARKATKGIVEHDFIIKKIPFKMVDVGGQRSQRQKWFQCFDGITSILFMVSSSEYDQVLMEDRRTNRLVESMNIFETIVNNKLFFNVSIILFLNKMDLLVEKVRSVSIKKYFSDFRGDPHRLEDVQRYLVQCFDRKRRNRSKPLFHHFTTAIDTENIRFVFHAVKDTILQENLKDIMLQ